The Blautia hydrogenotrophica DSM 10507 genome window below encodes:
- a CDS encoding sugar O-acetyltransferase, with product METGRFIEIMNSGEKIAAGSETHRYMTKLSFEAMKVTACLNQGYHEPEEIRELFSELIGKEVDESFGLFPPFYTDCGKNIHLGRQVFINSSCHFQDQGGIYIGDGTLIGHCVTLATLNHEQDPEHRADLLPKPIYIGKNVWIGANVTVTQGVTIGDGAIVAAGAVVTKDIPPRVIAGGVPAKVIKEIGRRK from the coding sequence ATGGAGACAGGGAGATTTATTGAAATAATGAATTCGGGTGAGAAAATTGCTGCGGGTTCAGAGACACATCGGTATATGACAAAGCTAAGTTTTGAGGCGATGAAGGTGACGGCATGTCTGAATCAAGGGTACCATGAACCGGAGGAAATTCGAGAGCTATTCTCAGAGCTGATAGGAAAAGAGGTAGATGAGAGTTTTGGCCTGTTTCCGCCTTTTTACACGGACTGCGGTAAAAATATACATTTGGGCAGACAGGTTTTCATCAATTCCAGCTGTCATTTTCAGGACCAAGGTGGTATTTATATCGGCGACGGTACGTTGATTGGTCACTGCGTCACTCTGGCTACGTTGAATCATGAACAAGACCCAGAGCACAGAGCGGATTTACTTCCAAAGCCGATTTACATTGGGAAAAATGTCTGGATTGGAGCAAACGTGACGGTAACTCAAGGAGTTACCATCGGAGATGGAGCGATTGTAGCTGCCGGAGCAGTGGTGACAAAAGATATTCCGCCAAGAGTGATAGCAGGCGGGGTTCCAGCCAAGGTTATAAAAGAAATAGGGAGGCGGAAGTGA
- a CDS encoding response regulator transcription factor, with amino-acid sequence MEVRVTASSNVKRMRQAKLLIVDDNRELCELLEGILRKEGYEQVRAVYSCAGAEMEIQREKPDLMILDVNFPGEDGFSFFQRIQKRTDLPVLFLSARDGNEDRITGLGLGADDYMTKPFLPKELTLRVAAILRRTYREEDSWEELRYQIGEREVDLAAGVVRIPDGSQTKELGLTNKEFQLLKLFLENRGRILTFDLLSESVWGENYYGYENTLMVHIRKLREKIEENPSSPRYLITVKGLGYRLLKE; translated from the coding sequence ATGGAGGTGAGAGTTACTGCATCCAGTAACGTAAAAAGGATGAGACAGGCAAAATTACTGATTGTGGATGATAATCGTGAGCTCTGTGAACTGTTGGAGGGTATCCTGCGAAAAGAAGGCTATGAGCAGGTCAGAGCTGTCTATAGCTGTGCGGGTGCCGAGATGGAGATTCAAAGAGAAAAACCAGATCTTATGATTTTAGATGTGAACTTTCCAGGAGAGGACGGCTTCTCCTTTTTTCAGAGAATCCAAAAGCGCACCGATCTGCCCGTATTGTTTCTCTCTGCCAGAGACGGGAATGAAGATAGGATTACCGGGCTTGGCTTAGGGGCGGATGACTATATGACAAAACCGTTTCTGCCAAAGGAGTTGACTCTGCGTGTGGCGGCGATTCTTCGGAGAACTTATCGAGAGGAGGATTCCTGGGAGGAATTAAGGTATCAGATTGGGGAGAGAGAGGTGGATTTGGCAGCCGGTGTGGTACGGATTCCTGACGGCAGTCAGACGAAGGAGCTGGGACTGACCAACAAGGAATTTCAGCTTTTGAAGCTGTTTTTGGAGAATCGAGGCAGAATTCTAACCTTTGATCTGCTCTCAGAATCTGTGTGGGGTGAAAACTACTATGGATATGAAAATACCCTGATGGTACATATCCGAAAGCTGAGGGAGAAAATTGAGGAAAATCCCTCCAGTCCCCGGTATTTGATTACCGTGAAAGGATTGGGATATCGGCTTTTAAAAGAGTGA
- a CDS encoding sensor histidine kinase has product MKGLIKIYLKYTGSAVAIIFLFLSLVFAMVAWSAGKSYVKSENFQKYSVQTLAENMKLNADKEIVNVRQVEEMAKQAGAEFLMLLNEGGEITWSYRLPRELNHNYSAAEIASFSRWYLGDYPVTSWEINGQLLVLGYPAGSVFRYSFYQDFDTFYMTLSLFRNAFLIFILFTLLTIGFLGYRYYRKMMVFTVAMEDLAAGREVLLSETGSMREFARSINQTSDKLKKQAKMLSRRDEARTEWISGVSHDIRTPLSLVLGYSNLLEEQACTDEKIRKEASVIRQESLKIRDLIEDLNLTSKLEYHMQPLRMEQVYPVQILRKAVADLLNSIVMEEGSYPIQLRVSREFESLNLKMDEKLMARAFRNVIGNCVRHNEEGCEIDVEADCSKKWMRVAVTDTGQGIPAEICRYINEGGEEPKRHIMGLRIVKQIVNAHGGRLEIEEDGHRVTIQIPLP; this is encoded by the coding sequence ATGAAAGGCTTGATTAAGATATATTTGAAGTATACAGGCTCGGCGGTGGCGATTATTTTCCTTTTTTTAAGTCTGGTCTTTGCCATGGTTGCGTGGTCGGCGGGAAAGAGTTATGTGAAAAGTGAAAATTTTCAAAAATACTCGGTACAGACGCTGGCTGAGAATATGAAATTGAATGCGGACAAGGAAATTGTGAATGTACGGCAGGTGGAGGAAATGGCAAAGCAGGCCGGGGCGGAATTTTTGATGCTTTTAAATGAGGGAGGAGAGATTACCTGGAGTTATCGTCTTCCCAGGGAATTGAATCACAATTATTCAGCGGCGGAAATAGCAAGTTTTTCGAGATGGTATCTGGGAGATTATCCAGTGACGTCCTGGGAGATCAATGGGCAGCTCCTGGTGCTCGGTTATCCTGCGGGAAGCGTCTTTCGCTACAGTTTCTATCAGGATTTTGATACTTTCTATATGACACTTTCGCTGTTTAGGAATGCTTTTCTGATTTTTATTCTTTTCACTCTGCTGACCATTGGATTTCTGGGATATCGCTATTACCGTAAAATGATGGTTTTCACAGTAGCTATGGAAGATCTGGCTGCCGGTCGGGAGGTTCTCTTGTCAGAGACTGGAAGTATGCGGGAGTTTGCTCGCAGCATTAATCAGACTTCCGATAAGCTGAAAAAACAGGCTAAAATGCTGAGCAGACGGGATGAGGCCCGCACAGAGTGGATTAGCGGAGTGTCCCACGATATCAGAACTCCACTGTCTTTGGTACTGGGGTACTCCAATCTGTTGGAGGAGCAGGCCTGCACAGATGAGAAGATTCGGAAGGAAGCGTCTGTGATACGGCAAGAAAGTCTGAAAATTCGAGATCTGATTGAAGATTTGAACCTTACTTCAAAGCTGGAATATCATATGCAACCTCTGAGGATGGAGCAGGTGTATCCGGTTCAAATTTTGCGCAAAGCGGTTGCGGACTTGCTGAATTCCATTGTTATGGAGGAGGGGAGCTATCCGATTCAGCTGCGCGTCAGCAGGGAGTTTGAATCTCTGAACTTGAAGATGGATGAGAAGTTGATGGCCAGGGCCTTTCGAAATGTAATTGGCAACTGTGTCCGGCACAACGAAGAAGGCTGTGAGATTGACGTGGAGGCGGACTGCTCGAAAAAGTGGATGAGGGTGGCGGTCACAGACACGGGCCAGGGGATACCGGCTGAGATCTGTCGTTATATCAATGAAGGGGGAGAAGAGCCAAAGAGACATATCATGGGGCTTAGGATTGTCAAGCAGATTGTAAATGCCCATGGAGGAAGGCTTGAGATTGAGGAGGACGGACATCGAGTGACAATTCAGATTCCCCTTCCGTGA
- a CDS encoding GNAT family N-acetyltransferase: MKIRTAMAGDLKELARIEARCFPEAEAASAEEMRRRLEVYPDHFWILEKKGKIVTFINGMVTNERTIRDEMFCRAELHEEGGEWQAIFGVNTLPEYQGQGYASLVMRQVIADAKVQGRKGCILTCKEELLPFYERFGYRNEGVSQSVHGGAVWYDMSLIF, encoded by the coding sequence ATGAAAATCAGAACAGCTATGGCTGGGGATTTGAAGGAACTTGCGAGGATTGAGGCACGCTGTTTTCCGGAGGCGGAGGCTGCGTCAGCCGAGGAGATGAGAAGAAGGCTGGAGGTTTACCCAGATCATTTTTGGATCTTGGAAAAAAAAGGAAAAATAGTTACCTTCATCAATGGCATGGTGACCAATGAGCGAACCATCCGCGACGAGATGTTTTGTCGAGCGGAGCTTCATGAGGAAGGCGGGGAATGGCAGGCGATTTTTGGTGTGAATACGCTTCCTGAGTACCAGGGACAAGGGTATGCGTCTTTGGTGATGCGTCAGGTCATTGCAGACGCGAAGGTCCAGGGCAGGAAGGGGTGTATTCTGACCTGCAAGGAGGAACTCTTGCCGTTTTATGAAAGGTTTGGATACCGAAATGAGGGAGTTTCCCAGTCTGTCCATGGAGGGGCAGTCTGGTATGATATGAGTTTGATTTTTTAA
- the udp gene encoding uridine phosphorylase has product MKYAEEGLQYHIGLKKGDVGRYVILPGDPKRCEKIAKHFEDSRFVADNREFVTYTGFLDGQKVSVTSTGIGGPSTAIAVEELVKAGADTFIRVGTCGGMQKQIQSGDTVIALGSVRMEGTSREYAPIEYPAVADFRVVSALAEGARKLGQRYHVGVVQSKDSFYGQHSPEASPVGYELSAKWEAWKRLGCLASEMEGAALFTVGAALGVRCGAVFLTMANQEREKAGLENPVVHDTERAIQTAVEALRILIRQEQQTF; this is encoded by the coding sequence ATGAAATACGCAGAAGAAGGGCTTCAATACCACATTGGACTTAAAAAAGGGGATGTGGGAAGATATGTGATTCTTCCGGGAGACCCTAAACGGTGTGAAAAAATCGCAAAACATTTTGAGGACTCCCGATTTGTGGCGGATAACCGGGAATTCGTGACTTACACCGGTTTTTTGGATGGACAAAAGGTGAGCGTGACTTCCACGGGAATCGGAGGCCCGTCCACGGCGATTGCGGTGGAGGAGCTGGTGAAAGCAGGAGCGGACACCTTTATCCGCGTGGGCACTTGCGGCGGGATGCAGAAGCAGATTCAAAGCGGAGATACAGTGATTGCCCTAGGCTCTGTGCGTATGGAGGGGACTAGCCGAGAGTATGCTCCCATCGAGTATCCCGCCGTGGCAGATTTCCGGGTGGTGTCTGCTCTGGCGGAGGGAGCGAGGAAGCTGGGACAGAGATACCATGTGGGCGTAGTTCAGAGCAAAGACTCTTTTTATGGACAGCATTCCCCTGAAGCGAGTCCAGTAGGCTATGAGCTGAGTGCGAAGTGGGAGGCGTGGAAACGTTTGGGCTGCCTGGCGTCAGAGATGGAGGGAGCCGCTCTGTTCACCGTGGGCGCAGCCCTGGGGGTGCGCTGTGGGGCGGTATTTTTGACTATGGCAAACCAGGAGAGAGAAAAAGCAGGGTTGGAAAATCCCGTGGTGCATGACACGGAAAGGGCGATTCAGACTGCGGTGGAGGCATTGAGAATTTTGATTCGCCAGGAGCAGCAGACTTTTTAA
- the cdd gene encoding cytidine deaminase: MKEILIKAYEAMENAYAPYSNYRVGACVKLADGEFIPGANVENAAYGSSMCAERNAVYGAYSRGYRKEDIEELAIVSEGRTLVTPCGACRQVLAELLDPDTPIYLMSDGVAKTTSIRELLPWAFGADSLE, encoded by the coding sequence ATGAAAGAAATTTTGATAAAAGCTTACGAGGCCATGGAAAATGCGTATGCCCCCTATTCAAATTATCGTGTGGGTGCCTGTGTGAAACTGGCAGACGGGGAGTTCATTCCCGGGGCCAACGTGGAGAACGCGGCTTATGGGTCGAGTATGTGTGCGGAGAGAAACGCGGTATATGGCGCGTATTCCCGGGGATATCGGAAGGAAGATATCGAAGAGCTGGCGATTGTCAGTGAGGGAAGGACATTGGTGACTCCCTGCGGGGCTTGCCGTCAAGTCTTGGCGGAACTGCTGGACCCGGATACGCCAATTTATCTGATGAGCGATGGGGTGGCGAAGACCACGAGTATTCGGGAACTTTTACCCTGGGCCTTTGGGGCAGATAGTCTGGAGTAA
- a CDS encoding aldo/keto reductase, producing the protein MDYRRLGNTTLEVSEIGMGCEGFVDKNEKQIAGLVDLMEREGVNYLDLYTPNPQVRSGLGKALRGRRERFLLQAHLCTIWKNGQYERTRNIQEVKAGFEDLLLRLETDHVEIGMVHYVDTMEDWQAVSEGVVMEYARDLRERGVIQCIGLSSHNPVVALEAVKSGLIQVLMFSVNPCYDLQPASENCEELWDEKNYQGQLLNMDADRQELYETCSRLGVGITVMKAFGGGDLLNEQLSPAGKSLTPCQCIHYALTRPAVATVLSGARTEQELQESLAYVTASEEDRDFAKAFAGFPRMSWKGHCMYCGHCAPCPKEIDVAAVTKFLNLSKAQGSVPETVREHYQLLAHKADECVECGACEKRCPFEVAVIENMRQAREVFGTGR; encoded by the coding sequence ATGGATTATCGGAGACTGGGAAATACCACTTTGGAAGTTAGTGAGATTGGAATGGGCTGCGAAGGGTTTGTGGACAAAAATGAGAAACAGATCGCGGGACTGGTGGATTTGATGGAACGGGAAGGTGTGAATTACCTGGATTTGTATACGCCAAATCCTCAGGTCAGAAGCGGGCTTGGGAAGGCTCTGAGAGGACGGCGGGAGAGGTTCCTCCTGCAGGCTCATCTGTGCACAATCTGGAAGAACGGGCAGTATGAGAGGACACGAAACATTCAGGAGGTGAAGGCGGGTTTTGAGGATTTGCTGCTGCGCCTGGAGACAGATCATGTAGAGATCGGCATGGTCCACTATGTGGACACAATGGAGGACTGGCAGGCCGTCTCAGAAGGGGTGGTCATGGAGTATGCCCGTGATTTGAGAGAGCGGGGCGTAATACAGTGTATCGGCCTGAGCAGCCATAATCCTGTGGTTGCTTTGGAAGCGGTAAAGAGTGGCCTGATTCAGGTGTTGATGTTCAGTGTGAACCCCTGCTACGATTTGCAGCCGGCCAGTGAGAACTGTGAGGAGCTCTGGGATGAAAAGAATTATCAGGGGCAGCTTTTAAATATGGATGCAGACAGGCAGGAGCTCTATGAGACTTGCAGCAGGCTTGGGGTTGGAATCACCGTCATGAAAGCTTTTGGAGGAGGAGATCTTCTGAATGAACAGCTGTCTCCCGCAGGAAAATCCCTGACGCCCTGTCAGTGCATCCATTATGCTCTGACTAGGCCGGCGGTGGCCACCGTGCTGTCAGGAGCCCGCACAGAGCAGGAGCTGCAGGAAAGTCTAGCTTATGTGACAGCCTCAGAGGAGGATAGGGACTTTGCCAAGGCATTCGCTGGTTTTCCTAGGATGAGCTGGAAGGGCCACTGTATGTACTGTGGCCACTGTGCGCCTTGTCCTAAGGAAATCGATGTGGCTGCGGTTACAAAGTTTTTAAATCTTTCTAAGGCCCAGGGCAGTGTGCCAGAGACTGTGAGAGAGCACTATCAGCTTTTGGCTCACAAGGCCGATGAATGTGTAGAGTGTGGGGCCTGTGAGAAGAGATGTCCCTTTGAGGTGGCAGTGATTGAAAACATGAGACAGGCAAGAGAAGTGTTTGGCACCGGGAGGTGA
- a CDS encoding MerR family transcriptional regulator: MTIAEVSRKYEISADTLRYYERIGLIPPVPRNKSGIRNYDEASCQWIELMICMRKAGVQIEALVEYVELFQQGDATIDARKEILIEQRERLTAKMNEMQASLDRLNQKINGYEKVLAAERQLLNRRKEKK, from the coding sequence ATGACCATCGCTGAGGTGAGCAGAAAATATGAAATTTCGGCGGATACGCTGCGCTACTATGAGAGAATCGGCCTGATACCACCCGTTCCCAGAAACAAAAGTGGGATACGAAACTATGACGAGGCATCCTGCCAGTGGATTGAGCTGATGATCTGTATGAGAAAGGCTGGAGTTCAGATCGAGGCACTGGTGGAGTATGTGGAGCTCTTCCAGCAGGGGGATGCCACCATTGATGCACGCAAGGAGATTCTGATCGAGCAGCGGGAACGTCTGACGGCGAAGATGAATGAGATGCAGGCTTCATTGGACCGTCTGAATCAGAAGATCAATGGATACGAGAAAGTGTTAGCGGCGGAGAGGCAGCTGCTGAACCGGAGAAAGGAGAAAAAATGA
- a CDS encoding GntR family transcriptional regulator, with product MKIIINNSSQQPIYEQIVEQIKSLIIARELREHTMLPSVRGLSKELRISALTVKKAYDRLEEEGFVTTVHGKGSFVASTNQELLMEEHRKEVEADLEVAVRRARICGMKDEEIRELFDLIMEDE from the coding sequence ATGAAAATAATAATCAATAACTCTTCTCAACAGCCCATTTATGAGCAGATTGTAGAACAGATAAAATCCCTGATTATTGCTAGGGAGCTGAGAGAACACACGATGCTGCCATCGGTGAGAGGGCTTTCTAAAGAGCTGAGAATCAGCGCCTTGACGGTCAAAAAGGCCTATGATCGTCTGGAAGAAGAGGGCTTTGTCACGACTGTCCATGGAAAGGGAAGTTTTGTGGCGAGCACGAATCAAGAGCTGTTGATGGAGGAACACCGAAAAGAAGTAGAGGCAGATCTGGAGGTGGCAGTGCGCAGAGCCAGGATCTGCGGGATGAAGGATGAAGAGATTCGAGAACTGTTTGACTTGATTATGGAGGATGAATAA
- a CDS encoding ATP-binding cassette domain-containing protein, with protein MLKLENVRKQYPGFLLDCSLEVPEGYITGLIGQNGAGKTTTFKAILDLISVDSGKITVMGKDHQELNQKDREKIGVVLAGSSFYDGLNVRQIASVMEQMYPQFSGGEFLKLCGRFGLPGDKKLREFSTGMSAKLKLLTAISHNPRLLILDEPTAGLDVVARGEILDMLRTYMEDGTRSILISSHISSDLEGLCDDLYMIHGGKVILHEETDVLLNNYALLKVSEAQYRRLERKYLLRVKKESYGYNCLTRHGQFFLENYPDMVVETGSMDNVIMMLVKGEGV; from the coding sequence ATGCTGAAATTGGAAAACGTGAGGAAGCAATACCCGGGATTTCTGCTAGACTGTTCGTTGGAAGTTCCAGAGGGATATATTACAGGTCTGATCGGGCAGAACGGAGCAGGAAAGACCACGACTTTCAAAGCTATTTTGGATTTGATTTCTGTGGATTCTGGCAAGATCACGGTGATGGGAAAAGATCACCAGGAATTGAATCAGAAGGACAGAGAAAAGATTGGCGTGGTGCTTGCAGGGAGTAGTTTCTATGATGGGCTGAACGTGAGGCAGATTGCTAGTGTCATGGAGCAGATGTATCCACAGTTTTCCGGCGGGGAATTTTTAAAGCTCTGTGGTCGTTTCGGACTTCCTGGGGATAAAAAGCTAAGAGAATTTTCCACCGGTATGTCCGCGAAACTGAAGCTGCTGACTGCAATCAGTCACAATCCCAGACTTTTGATTCTGGATGAGCCGACAGCGGGGTTGGATGTGGTGGCGAGAGGAGAAATTCTAGATATGCTCAGGACATATATGGAAGATGGCACGAGGTCGATTCTGATCAGCTCTCATATTTCTAGCGATTTGGAGGGTCTGTGCGACGATCTCTATATGATACATGGGGGAAAAGTGATTCTTCATGAGGAGACGGACGTACTCCTCAACAATTATGCTCTACTGAAGGTGAGCGAAGCGCAATACCGGAGACTGGAACGAAAGTACCTGCTTAGAGTCAAAAAGGAAAGTTATGGTTACAACTGTCTGACACGGCACGGTCAGTTCTTTTTGGAAAATTACCCGGACATGGTGGTGGAGACTGGTTCCATGGATAATGTGATTATGATGTTGGTGAAAGGAGAAGGGGTATGA
- a CDS encoding ABC-2 transporter permease yields the protein MRGLLMKDFYMLLEMKKFAGMMAVIGLLLLITNSGGEGFVISYMTIMSAFMVLSTLSQDEGGKGIQFLLTLPVTRKIYVKEKYCLGLLNGIGFWLVSAVVVGIVTAVRNRGTAPVDFIWECLLYLTVLFAMLALMLPVQLKYGGEKGRLVIVIAVAVILCVAIGSAKFMERANVDASGTVEWIAAHSVFSYGLLVAVLLALLWISYRISLHVMEKKQY from the coding sequence ATGAGAGGACTTCTGATGAAAGATTTTTATATGCTGCTGGAGATGAAGAAATTCGCGGGCATGATGGCAGTGATTGGGCTTTTGTTGCTGATTACTAATTCAGGGGGTGAGGGCTTTGTGATCAGCTATATGACCATCATGTCGGCTTTTATGGTACTTTCGACTCTGAGCCAGGATGAGGGCGGGAAAGGAATACAGTTTTTGCTGACTTTGCCAGTCACCAGAAAGATCTATGTAAAGGAGAAATACTGTCTGGGTCTGTTGAATGGAATTGGTTTTTGGCTTGTGTCCGCTGTGGTAGTGGGAATCGTCACAGCTGTGAGAAATCGAGGGACAGCACCTGTAGATTTTATCTGGGAGTGTCTGCTCTATCTGACCGTTTTATTTGCGATGCTGGCATTGATGCTGCCGGTCCAGCTTAAATATGGAGGAGAGAAAGGAAGACTTGTGATTGTGATTGCTGTCGCAGTGATTTTGTGTGTGGCGATTGGAAGTGCAAAATTCATGGAAAGAGCCAATGTGGATGCCAGCGGGACTGTAGAGTGGATTGCCGCTCACAGCGTTTTCAGCTATGGTCTGCTGGTTGCGGTGTTGCTGGCCCTACTGTGGATTTCCTACAGAATTAGTTTGCATGTTATGGAGAAAAAACAGTATTGA
- a CDS encoding sulfite exporter TauE/SafE family protein → MELTPITFLIVCPLVFLGALVDAIGGGGGLITLPAYILAGVPVHMSIGTNKLSSMTGTCFSTFRLCRNRFMDGKIVLPTIVASLIGSSIGAHLALMVDERVMKIVLLCVLPVAAFYVLKNKEMGQDGKQEVQGVLRYVIVTVAAFVIGGYDGFYGPGTGTFLLLVYTGLARMDVRTAAGNVKLVNLASNVSAFVTFFMNGKILFTLGLAASVFSIAGHYIGAGMVIKNGTKIVRPIILVVLAILMVKLVTELI, encoded by the coding sequence ATGGAACTGACTCCTATTACTTTCTTGATTGTATGTCCTCTGGTCTTTTTGGGGGCCTTAGTAGATGCCATCGGCGGCGGAGGAGGGCTGATTACACTTCCGGCTTATATCTTGGCGGGCGTACCGGTACATATGTCCATTGGGACGAACAAGCTTTCCTCCATGACAGGAACCTGCTTTTCCACATTCCGCCTGTGCCGGAATCGATTTATGGACGGAAAGATTGTCCTGCCTACGATTGTCGCCTCGTTAATCGGTTCTTCCATCGGGGCGCATCTGGCCTTGATGGTAGATGAGAGGGTGATGAAAATTGTCCTGCTCTGCGTTCTTCCGGTAGCTGCCTTCTATGTCCTGAAGAACAAGGAGATGGGGCAAGACGGTAAGCAGGAGGTCCAGGGAGTGCTCCGATATGTGATTGTCACTGTGGCAGCTTTTGTGATTGGCGGTTATGACGGCTTCTATGGCCCAGGGACGGGGACGTTTCTGTTGCTGGTCTACACGGGGCTTGCCAGGATGGATGTGCGGACTGCGGCGGGCAATGTTAAGCTGGTGAACCTGGCCTCTAACGTGTCAGCTTTTGTGACTTTTTTCATGAATGGAAAGATTCTTTTTACGCTGGGATTGGCTGCCTCCGTGTTCAGCATCGCAGGCCATTATATCGGAGCAGGGATGGTGATTAAGAACGGGACGAAGATTGTTCGGCCGATAATCCTGGTAGTGCTGGCGATTTTGATGGTAAAGCTGGTGACAGAATTAATTTAG
- a CDS encoding D-2-hydroxyacid dehydrogenase: MKIVFLERAAVGKDIDLSAFEKFGEVVCYDTTLSEEVPRRVADAEVVVINRLRMNEESLKDAGNLKLIAITATGTNMIDWDYVRSRGIQVENVRGYSTNAVAQHTFALALALIHKICYYDRFVKSGGYCGTEGLYEFERGLFELQGKTWGIIGMGAIGRRVAALAENFGCNVIYYSTSGENREQPYECVDLDGLLARSDILSIHAPLNEKTEGLLDRRAFAKMKPTGILINVGRGPIVDEGDLAEALKTGQLRAAGLDVLSQEPMNPENPLLQIQDSSRLLITPHMAWTPVETRKRVIEEVHKIVQRYVTEKNLSHECPTR, translated from the coding sequence ATGAAGATTGTGTTTTTAGAGAGAGCAGCAGTGGGAAAGGATATCGATCTGTCTGCGTTCGAGAAATTTGGCGAGGTGGTCTGCTACGATACAACGCTTTCTGAGGAGGTGCCTAGGAGAGTGGCGGATGCGGAGGTTGTGGTGATCAACCGTCTGCGGATGAATGAGGAGTCTTTGAAAGACGCAGGGAATCTAAAACTTATCGCCATAACGGCTACAGGGACGAATATGATTGATTGGGATTATGTCAGGAGTCGGGGAATCCAGGTGGAAAATGTCAGAGGGTATTCTACCAATGCAGTGGCACAGCACACGTTTGCTCTGGCTCTGGCATTGATTCATAAGATTTGTTACTATGATCGCTTTGTAAAAAGTGGAGGGTATTGCGGCACGGAAGGTTTGTATGAGTTTGAGAGAGGTCTGTTTGAATTGCAGGGAAAGACCTGGGGAATCATAGGGATGGGTGCGATCGGCAGGAGAGTGGCAGCACTGGCAGAGAATTTTGGATGTAACGTGATTTATTACTCCACCTCCGGGGAAAACCGGGAGCAGCCTTATGAGTGTGTAGATTTGGACGGGCTCCTTGCCCGCTCGGATATCCTGTCTATTCACGCGCCTTTGAATGAGAAGACGGAAGGACTTTTGGATAGGAGGGCCTTTGCGAAAATGAAACCCACCGGGATTCTAATCAATGTGGGTAGGGGACCGATTGTGGATGAGGGAGATTTGGCGGAAGCCTTGAAGACGGGGCAACTTCGGGCGGCCGGTCTGGATGTGTTGTCCCAGGAACCCATGAACCCTGAGAATCCGCTTCTTCAGATACAGGACAGCAGTAGACTGCTGATTACACCTCATATGGCCTGGACACCGGTGGAGACCCGCAAAAGAGTGATCGAGGAAGTCCATAAGATTGTCCAGAGGTATGTCACAGAAAAGAACTTGTCACACGAATGTCCTACGCGATGA